Within the Planctomycetota bacterium genome, the region GCACCAATAATGTCGCGGAATACGAGGCGCTTAAGCGGGCTTTGAAGCTTGTGCTTAAGGATAAGGCGCTTAAGGCGGATACGCTTGTCTTACGGGTCCATACGGATAGCGAACTGGTGGTCAAGCAGCTGACCGGTTGTTATAAGATAAAAAGCCAGAATTTGATGTCCCTGGTGATAGAGGCCAGGAACCTGATGAAAAAGTTTAAGGCAATAGAGTTTAAACAGATTCCGCGCAAGGACAATAAAATCGCGGATACATTGGCCAATAAATCGATGAACCTTAAGGATGATGTCGACGATTTAAAGGTGACTGTTCTTTGACAATAAGGC harbors:
- a CDS encoding ribonuclease HI family protein, which encodes MNKLLEIYVDGASRGNPGPSGVGIFIKDDKGKELVKRGEFIGECTNNVAEYEALKRALKLVLKDKALKADTLVLRVHTDSELVVKQLTGCYKIKSQNLMSLVIEARNLMKKFKAIEFKQIPRKDNKIADTLANKSMNLKDDVDDLKVTVL